In a single window of the Allobranchiibius huperziae genome:
- a CDS encoding acetoin utilization protein AcuC, producing the protein MTASTRIVWDERLTRYDFGDHHPMDPRRLALTAVLAREYGVFDAPGVQVTGPSDPTEDLIRTVHDAAYVEAVRVASADPELADTTYGLGTTDDPAFLGMHEASALIAAGTRDICDAVWSGEVSHGVNFAGGMHHAMPGNASGFCVYNDVAIGIESMLRAGAQRVAYVDLDVHHGDGVEKVFWDDPRVLTISIHEGPRTLFPGTGDPADIGGPGALGGAANIALPPGVGDAAWLRALHAVVPGLLRAFAPQVLVTQHGCDSHYLDPLAHLRLSVDAQRTAAESMHDLAHEVADGRWVALGGGGYEIVDVVPRTWTHLLGIAAHAPIPLDTAIPAAWHDYARMTCGRPGPPRMGDGVAEHDRVWWKSWATGADPNDRVDQCVLATREAVFPEHGLNVWFD; encoded by the coding sequence ATGACCGCCTCGACCCGGATCGTCTGGGACGAACGGCTGACCCGGTACGACTTCGGCGATCACCACCCGATGGACCCGCGGCGGCTCGCGTTGACCGCCGTACTGGCCCGTGAGTACGGCGTCTTCGATGCCCCGGGTGTCCAGGTCACGGGGCCCTCGGACCCGACCGAGGACCTGATCCGCACGGTGCACGACGCGGCGTACGTCGAGGCCGTGCGCGTCGCGTCCGCCGACCCCGAGCTGGCCGACACGACGTACGGGCTCGGCACGACCGACGACCCGGCGTTCCTCGGGATGCACGAGGCGTCCGCGCTCATCGCGGCCGGCACCCGCGACATCTGCGACGCGGTGTGGTCCGGTGAGGTGTCGCACGGCGTCAACTTCGCCGGCGGCATGCACCACGCGATGCCCGGAAACGCGTCCGGATTCTGCGTCTACAACGACGTGGCCATCGGGATCGAGTCGATGCTGCGGGCCGGCGCGCAGCGGGTCGCATACGTCGACCTCGACGTGCACCACGGCGACGGCGTCGAGAAGGTCTTCTGGGACGACCCCCGGGTGCTCACCATCTCCATCCACGAGGGCCCACGCACTCTCTTCCCGGGCACCGGCGATCCGGCCGACATCGGCGGCCCGGGCGCGCTCGGCGGCGCCGCCAACATCGCGCTGCCGCCCGGGGTGGGCGACGCGGCCTGGCTGCGGGCGCTGCACGCCGTCGTACCCGGTCTGCTGCGCGCGTTCGCCCCGCAGGTGCTGGTCACCCAGCACGGCTGCGACTCCCACTATCTGGACCCGCTGGCGCACCTGCGCCTGTCGGTGGACGCGCAGCGGACCGCGGCCGAGTCGATGCACGACCTGGCCCATGAGGTGGCCGACGGTCGCTGGGTGGCACTCGGTGGCGGCGGATACGAGATCGTCGACGTCGTCCCGCGCACGTGGACCCACCTGCTCGGGATCGCCGCGCACGCACCCATCCCGCTGGACACGGCCATCCCGGCGGCCTGGCACGACTACGCACGGATGACCTGTGGGCGGCCCGGTCCGCCGCGGATGGGCGACGGGGTGGCCGAGCACGACCGGGTGTGGTGGAAGTCCTGGGCCACCGGCGCCGACCCGAACGATCGGGTCGACCAGTGCGTGCTCGCGACCCGTGAGGCGGTCTTCCCCGAGCACGGGCTCAACGTCTGGTTCGACTGA
- a CDS encoding helix-turn-helix domain-containing protein: MPHETHVGEVTFMTVAEVATIMRVSKMTVYRLVHSGELEAVRVGRSFRVPETAVTEYLSQSYMGTA, encoded by the coding sequence ATGCCGCACGAGACGCACGTGGGCGAGGTTACCTTCATGACCGTCGCCGAGGTGGCCACCATCATGCGGGTGTCGAAGATGACGGTCTACCGACTGGTGCACAGCGGCGAGCTCGAGGCCGTTCGGGTGGGACGCTCGTTCCGGGTGCCCGAGACCGCCGTGACCGAGTACCTCAGCCAGTCCTACATGGGCACCGCCTGA
- a CDS encoding 30S ribosomal protein bS22, whose translation MGSVVKKRRKRMAKKKHRKLLRKTRHQRRNKK comes from the coding sequence ATGGGTTCAGTAGTCAAGAAGCGCCGCAAGCGGATGGCGAAGAAGAAGCACCGCAAGCTGCTGCGCAAGACGCGACACCAGCGTCGTAACAAGAAGTAG
- a CDS encoding NAD-dependent epimerase/dehydratase family protein, translating to MATTVLVTGVSRFVGGLAARALSTDPRIERVLAVDVVRPAHDIGRAEFVRADIRNPIIGKIIKQENVDTVVHLGVITTPRQAGGRTTQKEINVIGTMQLLAACQKAPSLRRLVVKSSSAVYGSSPRDPAMFTEDMTARRTPPRGFGKDSVEVETYVRGFGRRRPDVDVCMLRMANVVGPGLRTTFSDLFHLPVIPVPLGFDGRFQVLHLDDAIGSIHAATLREECTGVINVAGDGVLTVHQAARIAGRPTLPVLAQAGPLVQQFTSRARVGNFSAEQMDLLCFGRGMDTTALRTSLGYTPERTTREAFTDVFGGDNRVSALLRAGGAHA from the coding sequence ATGGCTACGACCGTGCTCGTCACCGGGGTCTCGCGTTTCGTCGGCGGACTCGCCGCGCGGGCCCTGTCGACCGACCCGCGGATCGAGCGGGTGCTGGCCGTCGACGTCGTACGCCCTGCCCATGACATCGGCCGCGCGGAGTTCGTCCGTGCCGACATCCGCAACCCGATCATCGGCAAGATCATCAAGCAGGAGAACGTCGACACCGTCGTGCACCTGGGCGTGATCACCACGCCGCGGCAGGCGGGCGGGCGCACGACGCAGAAGGAGATCAACGTCATCGGCACGATGCAGCTGCTCGCTGCGTGCCAGAAGGCGCCCTCGCTGCGACGGCTCGTCGTCAAGTCGTCCTCCGCGGTCTACGGCAGCTCGCCGCGCGACCCCGCGATGTTCACCGAGGACATGACGGCGCGGCGCACCCCTCCGCGCGGTTTCGGCAAGGACTCCGTCGAGGTCGAGACCTACGTACGCGGCTTCGGCCGTCGCCGGCCCGATGTCGACGTGTGCATGCTACGGATGGCCAACGTCGTCGGCCCCGGGCTGCGCACCACCTTCTCCGACCTCTTCCACCTGCCGGTGATCCCGGTGCCGTTGGGATTCGACGGCAGGTTCCAGGTGCTGCACCTGGACGACGCGATCGGCTCCATCCATGCCGCCACCTTGCGCGAGGAGTGCACGGGGGTGATCAACGTCGCCGGCGACGGGGTGCTCACCGTGCACCAGGCCGCCCGCATCGCCGGTCGCCCGACACTTCCGGTGCTGGCGCAGGCCGGGCCGCTCGTTCAGCAGTTCACCTCCCGCGCCCGGGTCGGCAACTTCTCCGCGGAGCAGATGGACCTGCTCTGCTTCGGGCGGGGGATGGACACCACAGCACTACGTACGTCGCTCGGTTACACCCCCGAGCGCACCACACGCGAAGCATTCACCGACGTCTTCGGCGGCGACAACCGAGTGTCGGCGCTGCTGCGAGCAGGGGGAGCCCATGCCTGA
- a CDS encoding lysophospholipid acyltransferase family protein: MPDKTTGSDATGARKRPPRAAFAGARADRPLRVVPDPAPAPEPSGSPYDIESIVKLLVRTLRIAGSAAGLSGDDLDRRITKALAFLRRRITGEYEVDDFGFDQEFTDEVWLPLLRPLYKRWFRVEVRGIENLPLEGGALVVSNHSGTVPVDGLMVQVAIHDETPGHRYARALGADLVFQSPVLGDLARKSGSTLAANADAERLLRAGELVFVCPEGFKGVGKPFGERYRLQRFGRGGFVSAALRTGVPIIPCSIVGAEEIFPLLGNAKSLARLFGFPYFPLTPTFPWLGPLGLLPLPSKWIIEFGAPIPTDSFEPAAADDPMLVFDLTDQVRETIQQTLYSLLLQRRSVFW; encoded by the coding sequence ATGCCTGACAAGACCACCGGATCCGACGCGACAGGCGCGCGCAAGCGTCCGCCCCGCGCCGCGTTCGCCGGCGCGCGTGCCGACCGACCGCTGCGCGTCGTGCCCGACCCCGCACCGGCACCCGAGCCGAGCGGGTCGCCGTACGACATCGAGTCGATCGTCAAGCTGCTGGTGCGCACCCTGCGGATCGCCGGCTCGGCGGCAGGGCTCTCCGGTGACGACCTGGACCGGCGGATCACCAAGGCGCTCGCGTTCCTGCGGCGTCGCATCACCGGGGAGTACGAGGTCGACGACTTCGGCTTCGACCAGGAGTTCACCGACGAGGTGTGGCTGCCGCTGCTGCGGCCCCTCTACAAGCGCTGGTTCCGCGTCGAGGTGCGCGGCATCGAGAACCTTCCGCTCGAGGGCGGCGCGCTGGTGGTGTCCAACCACTCCGGCACGGTGCCGGTCGACGGGCTGATGGTCCAGGTCGCCATCCACGACGAGACGCCCGGCCACCGGTACGCGCGTGCGCTCGGCGCGGACCTGGTCTTCCAGTCCCCGGTGCTCGGCGATCTGGCGCGCAAGTCCGGATCCACGCTGGCGGCGAACGCCGACGCCGAGCGGCTGCTGCGCGCCGGCGAGCTGGTCTTCGTCTGCCCCGAGGGCTTCAAGGGCGTCGGCAAGCCGTTCGGCGAGCGCTACCGGCTGCAGCGCTTCGGTCGCGGCGGGTTCGTCAGCGCGGCGCTGCGCACCGGCGTGCCGATCATCCCGTGCTCGATCGTGGGCGCCGAGGAGATCTTCCCGCTGCTGGGCAACGCCAAGAGCCTGGCCCGGCTCTTCGGCTTCCCCTACTTCCCGCTGACGCCGACCTTCCCCTGGCTCGGCCCGCTCGGTCTGCTCCCGTTGCCCAGCAAGTGGATCATCGAATTCGGCGCGCCCATCCCGACCGACAGCTTCGAGCCGGCGGCCGCCGACGACCCCATGCTGGTCTTCGATCTGACCGACCAGGTGCGCGAGACCATCCAGCAGACGCTCTACTCGCTGCTGCTGCAACGACGTTCGGTCTTCTGGTGA
- a CDS encoding glutaredoxin family protein, whose translation MSDEPRITLISKPGCHLCDDARTVIAAVAADTGVGWVEISILDDPALREQYAEQIPVTLVDGAQHDYWRVDEKRLRAALA comes from the coding sequence GTGAGCGACGAGCCGCGCATCACCCTCATCAGCAAGCCGGGGTGCCATCTCTGTGACGATGCCCGCACGGTCATCGCCGCGGTCGCGGCCGACACCGGCGTCGGGTGGGTGGAGATCTCCATCCTCGATGATCCGGCGTTGCGCGAGCAGTACGCCGAACAGATCCCCGTCACGCTGGTGGACGGCGCCCAGCACGACTACTGGCGGGTCGACGAGAAGCGGCTGCGCGCCGCCCTGGCCTGA
- a CDS encoding redox-sensing transcriptional repressor Rex, with protein MTTDPMTRRDIPDATVARLPGYLRALHPLVSAGVEVVSSEELATIAGVRSAGLRKDLSYLGSYGVRGVGYDVERLASEITRQLGLQHPWSVAIIGMGNLGHALAAYSGFATRGFKVQWLVDRDPAVVGTTIAGMQVVDFEQFAASVTEQVIAVISTPPVAAQEVADAVVALGVRSILNFAPGVLNVPAHTQVRKVDLATELQILAFHEQRGKDDARLGADGIEASG; from the coding sequence TTGACGACCGACCCCATGACGCGGCGGGACATCCCGGACGCGACGGTAGCTCGACTTCCGGGCTATCTGCGTGCTCTGCACCCCCTCGTATCCGCTGGTGTGGAGGTCGTGTCCTCCGAGGAGCTCGCGACCATCGCGGGCGTCCGCTCGGCTGGTTTGCGCAAGGACCTGTCCTACCTCGGCTCGTACGGCGTGCGCGGCGTCGGCTACGACGTGGAGCGGCTGGCCAGCGAGATCACCCGCCAGCTCGGCCTGCAGCACCCCTGGTCGGTCGCGATCATCGGGATGGGCAACCTCGGGCACGCGCTCGCGGCGTACAGCGGTTTCGCCACCCGCGGCTTCAAGGTGCAGTGGCTCGTCGACCGCGACCCCGCCGTGGTGGGCACCACGATCGCCGGCATGCAGGTCGTGGACTTCGAGCAGTTCGCGGCAAGCGTGACCGAGCAGGTCATCGCGGTCATCTCCACGCCGCCGGTCGCCGCCCAGGAGGTCGCCGACGCCGTCGTGGCTCTCGGCGTGCGCTCCATCCTCAACTTCGCGCCCGGCGTGCTGAACGTCCCGGCCCACACCCAGGTGCGCAAGGTCGACCTCGCCACCGAGCTGCAGATCCTGGCCTTCCACGAGCAGCGCGGCAAGGACGACGCCCGCCTCGGCGCCGACGGGATCGAGGCCAGCGGATGA
- a CDS encoding glutamyl-tRNA reductase: protein MSVIVIGISHRTADIATLERVVLNDVQQDRIGESLVGNEHVSELLVLSTCNRTELYAEVGTFHGAVTSISETLAAVTGMPLPALRDHLYVHFEDRAVAHLFSVAAGLDSMAIGESQILGQLRASMRAAQDAGRLGSSLSELVQHALRVGKRVHAETDLDTVSRSLVEQSLGIAQEHLGALSAQSAVVIGAGSMSALAAHTLTRAGVGGLTIVNRTPEHGQRLAAATGAIARPWAQLTDALAGADIVISCTGAVGHILVPHLLTADGPPARHMVLIDLALPRDIDPACGELDGVTLVTLEELGARTTADGPQRDSLRVVQDLVTAEVAEFLVLRRSAAVVPTVSALRVRAADVVDAEMDRLVGRLQLTDAQAAQVRQTLHRVTEKILHTPTVRMKQLAGEEHGQDYAALLRTLFDLDPHEARVSRVPRLSDGDRR, encoded by the coding sequence ATGAGCGTCATCGTCATCGGCATCTCCCACCGCACCGCCGACATCGCCACGCTGGAGCGCGTCGTCCTGAACGACGTGCAGCAGGACCGGATCGGGGAGTCCCTGGTCGGCAATGAGCACGTCAGCGAGCTGCTCGTGCTGTCGACCTGCAACCGCACCGAGCTGTACGCCGAGGTCGGCACCTTCCACGGTGCGGTCACCTCGATCAGCGAGACGCTCGCCGCGGTGACCGGTATGCCGCTGCCCGCGCTGCGCGACCACCTCTACGTGCACTTCGAGGACCGGGCCGTCGCCCACCTCTTCTCCGTCGCCGCGGGGCTGGACTCGATGGCCATCGGCGAGAGCCAGATCCTGGGTCAGTTGCGCGCCTCGATGCGGGCCGCCCAGGACGCCGGGCGGCTCGGCTCGTCGCTGTCCGAGCTGGTGCAGCACGCCCTGCGGGTGGGCAAGCGCGTGCACGCCGAGACCGACCTCGACACCGTGAGCCGGTCGCTGGTGGAGCAGTCGCTCGGCATCGCGCAGGAGCACCTCGGCGCACTGTCCGCGCAGTCCGCGGTCGTCATCGGCGCCGGTTCGATGAGCGCCCTCGCCGCCCACACCCTCACCCGCGCCGGCGTCGGCGGCCTCACGATCGTCAACCGCACGCCTGAGCACGGGCAGCGACTGGCCGCCGCGACCGGAGCGATCGCGCGACCCTGGGCGCAGCTGACCGACGCCCTCGCCGGGGCCGACATCGTGATCTCCTGCACCGGTGCCGTGGGCCACATCCTGGTGCCGCACCTGCTGACCGCCGACGGCCCGCCCGCCCGGCACATGGTGCTGATCGACCTTGCGCTGCCGCGCGACATCGACCCCGCGTGCGGCGAGCTCGACGGCGTCACGCTCGTGACGCTCGAGGAGCTCGGCGCCCGGACCACCGCCGACGGCCCGCAGCGCGACTCGCTGCGCGTCGTACAGGACCTGGTCACCGCCGAGGTCGCGGAGTTCCTGGTGCTGCGCCGCTCGGCCGCGGTCGTGCCGACCGTCTCCGCGCTGCGGGTGCGCGCCGCGGACGTCGTCGACGCCGAGATGGACCGGCTGGTCGGTCGCCTGCAGCTGACCGATGCGCAAGCGGCGCAGGTCCGCCAGACCCTGCACCGGGTGACGGAGAAGATCCTGCACACGCCCACGGTACGGATGAAGCAGCTCGCCGGTGAGGAGCACGGACAGGACTACGCCGCGCTGCTGCGCACCCTCTTCGACCTCGACCCGCACGAGGCCCGCGTCTCGCGGGTCCCGCGGCTGTCGGACGGTGATCGCCGATGA
- the hemC gene encoding hydroxymethylbilane synthase, translated as MMVRLGTRRSALATIQSESVAQLLRDRGHEVELVMITTEGDTNRAPLETMGGTGVFAAAIRHALLAGEVDLAVHSLKDLPVQPEPGLVLAAIPSREDPRDAIVARDGLTLAELPQDAVVGTGSPRRAAQLNALGLGLAVRGIRGNIDTRMSLVTSGTVDAVVLARAGLARIGRTAAITEVLDPLQMLPAPGQGALALEVREDATELRAALAPLDDPDTRAAVTAERALLGALEAGCSSPIGALAEVVEELDGSLMISLRAFVGSKDGGFELRRSVTGPIEAAPRLGIELAQLLLQDGAADVIPPGAPPKPDAFPTHPEDLVPTNAAERES; from the coding sequence ATGATGGTGCGACTCGGCACCCGGCGCAGTGCGCTCGCGACCATCCAGAGCGAGAGCGTGGCGCAGTTGCTGCGCGACCGCGGCCACGAGGTGGAGCTGGTGATGATCACCACCGAGGGCGACACCAATCGCGCACCCCTGGAGACCATGGGCGGCACAGGCGTGTTCGCCGCCGCGATCCGCCACGCGCTGCTCGCCGGCGAGGTCGACCTCGCGGTCCACTCGCTGAAGGACCTGCCGGTGCAGCCGGAACCGGGCCTGGTGCTCGCCGCCATCCCGTCCCGTGAGGATCCCCGCGACGCCATCGTCGCCCGTGACGGACTCACGCTCGCCGAGCTGCCCCAGGACGCTGTCGTCGGCACCGGTTCGCCTCGGCGGGCCGCGCAGCTGAACGCCCTCGGGCTCGGACTCGCCGTGCGCGGGATCCGCGGCAACATCGACACGCGCATGTCGCTGGTGACCAGCGGCACGGTCGACGCCGTCGTCCTCGCGCGCGCCGGGCTGGCACGGATCGGTCGTACCGCGGCGATCACCGAGGTCCTCGACCCCTTGCAGATGCTGCCGGCTCCCGGTCAGGGCGCGCTGGCGCTCGAGGTCCGCGAGGACGCCACGGAGCTGCGCGCGGCGCTCGCGCCCCTGGACGACCCCGACACCCGTGCCGCGGTCACTGCCGAACGCGCGCTGCTCGGTGCGCTGGAAGCGGGCTGCTCGTCGCCGATCGGGGCGCTGGCCGAGGTCGTCGAGGAGCTCGACGGTTCTCTGATGATCTCGTTGCGCGCGTTCGTCGGTAGCAAGGACGGCGGTTTCGAACTGCGCCGATCCGTCACCGGCCCGATTGAGGCCGCCCCCCGGCTGGGTATCGAACTGGCACAGCTGTTGCTCCAGGACGGTGCCGCCGACGTCATACCTCCAGGGGCGCCTCCGAAACCGGATGCGTTCCCCACCCACCCCGAAGACCTCGTCCCAACAAACGCTGCGGAGCGTGAATCGTGA
- a CDS encoding uroporphyrinogen-III synthase → MSTTTASNRKSGTAKGAKAVKALPTVAFVGSGPGDHGLLTTRAVSLLRRADVIVIDRIAREDFVAPYARADVEIVDAGHGEAGQPLTHASRAKLVVRAAKQASPSDPSSEETLVVRLMDGDPAMFNGLAEEAVALRKAGIPFEIVPGVSAVSAVPSYAGIPLTNNATRAVHVISAGDGKVVWERSAGDDTTVVLLGATENIADALGRLLAAGRDGDTGVALTSQGTLIEQATQVTTLAEAADAIRADKVHAPTVAVVGGTVALRDQLSWWENKPLFGWNVLVPRTKEQAGTMTERLASFGAASDVVPTISVEPPRTPQQMERAIKGLVTGRYEWIGFTSANAVRAVKEKFAEFGLDARAFAGLKIAAVGGVTADALREWGLEPDLVPDGEQSAKGLLAGWPEYDDLLDPINRVFLPRADIATDTLVAGLQEMGWEVDDVTAYRTVRAAPPAPQVREAIKSGRFDAVLFTSSSTVRNLVGIAGKPHTSTVVACIGPATAKTAEEHGLRVDVLAAEPSAASLVDALADYGRGLALSAAEAGDDVRRPSERRTAARRKAKA, encoded by the coding sequence GTGAGCACCACCACTGCATCGAATCGCAAGAGCGGCACGGCGAAGGGCGCCAAGGCCGTGAAGGCCCTGCCCACTGTCGCCTTCGTCGGCTCGGGCCCCGGCGACCACGGACTGCTGACCACGCGGGCCGTCAGCCTGCTGCGTCGCGCCGACGTCATCGTGATCGACCGGATCGCGCGCGAGGACTTCGTCGCGCCCTACGCCCGCGCCGACGTGGAGATCGTCGACGCCGGACACGGCGAGGCCGGCCAGCCGCTGACCCACGCCTCCCGCGCGAAGCTCGTCGTGCGCGCCGCGAAACAGGCGTCGCCGAGCGACCCGTCCTCCGAGGAGACCCTGGTGGTCCGCCTGATGGACGGCGACCCCGCGATGTTCAACGGTCTGGCCGAAGAGGCGGTCGCCCTGCGCAAGGCCGGTATCCCCTTCGAGATCGTGCCCGGCGTCAGCGCGGTGTCCGCGGTGCCGTCGTACGCTGGAATCCCGTTGACCAACAACGCGACTCGTGCTGTGCACGTCATCAGTGCCGGTGACGGCAAGGTCGTGTGGGAGCGCTCCGCCGGCGACGACACGACCGTCGTGCTGCTCGGTGCCACCGAGAACATCGCCGACGCGCTGGGCCGGTTGCTCGCGGCCGGGCGGGACGGCGACACCGGTGTCGCGCTCACCTCGCAGGGCACCCTGATCGAGCAGGCCACCCAGGTCACCACCCTCGCCGAAGCGGCCGATGCGATCCGCGCCGACAAGGTGCACGCGCCGACCGTCGCGGTCGTGGGCGGCACCGTGGCGCTGCGCGACCAGCTGTCCTGGTGGGAGAACAAGCCGCTCTTCGGCTGGAACGTCCTCGTGCCGCGCACGAAGGAGCAGGCCGGCACGATGACCGAGCGGCTGGCGTCGTTCGGTGCGGCCAGCGATGTGGTGCCGACCATCAGCGTCGAGCCACCGCGCACCCCGCAGCAGATGGAGCGGGCCATCAAGGGCCTGGTCACCGGCCGCTACGAGTGGATCGGCTTCACCTCGGCGAACGCGGTGCGTGCGGTCAAGGAGAAGTTCGCCGAGTTCGGTCTGGACGCCCGCGCGTTCGCCGGGCTGAAGATCGCCGCCGTCGGGGGAGTCACGGCCGATGCCCTGCGCGAGTGGGGGCTGGAGCCGGACCTGGTGCCGGACGGTGAGCAGTCGGCCAAGGGACTGCTCGCGGGGTGGCCGGAGTACGACGACCTGCTCGATCCGATCAACCGGGTCTTCCTGCCGCGCGCCGACATCGCCACCGACACTCTGGTGGCCGGCCTGCAGGAGATGGGCTGGGAGGTCGACGACGTGACGGCCTACCGCACGGTGCGCGCCGCTCCGCCGGCTCCGCAGGTGCGCGAGGCGATCAAGTCCGGTCGATTCGACGCGGTGCTCTTCACCTCCAGCTCCACCGTGCGCAACCTGGTGGGCATCGCGGGCAAGCCGCACACGTCCACCGTGGTGGCGTGTATCGGCCCGGCGACCGCGAAGACCGCCGAGGAGCACGGCCTGCGGGTCGACGTCCTGGCCGCCGAGCCCTCCGCCGCGTCACTGGTCGACGCCCTGGCCGACTACGGCCGCGGCCTCGCGCTGTCCGCCGCCGAGGCGGGCGACGACGTACGCCGTCCGAGCGAGCGGCGTACGGCGGCGCGGCGCAAGGCCAAGGCCTGA
- the hemB gene encoding porphobilinogen synthase, with product MEHRPRRLRQTPAVRRLVAQTRLHPADLVLPMFVKEGLADAVPLASMPGVLQHSLDSLVVAARDAVAAGVGGLMIYGVPEHRDEIGSGATDPDGILNVALRRLRDELGDSTVLMSDLCLDEFTSHGHCGVLDDRGRVDNDATLELYAQMALAQARAGAHVLGLSGMMDGQVAACRAALEETGFTDTIILAYAAKYASAAYGPFREAVDSALQGDRATYQQDPANFTESLREVSLDLAQDADIVMIKPALPYLDVLHAVAGEVDVPVAAYQVSGELAMIEAAGANGWIDRDRMMLETLTSIKRAGASIILTYYAVEVATILRAAI from the coding sequence ATGGAGCACCGCCCGCGCAGGCTCCGCCAGACCCCGGCGGTCCGGCGGCTCGTGGCACAGACGCGGCTGCACCCGGCCGATCTGGTGCTGCCGATGTTCGTCAAAGAGGGCCTGGCCGACGCGGTCCCGCTCGCCTCGATGCCGGGCGTGCTGCAGCACAGTCTGGACTCCCTCGTGGTCGCGGCACGGGATGCGGTCGCGGCCGGCGTCGGCGGATTGATGATCTACGGCGTGCCCGAGCACCGCGACGAGATTGGTTCGGGCGCAACGGATCCGGACGGCATTCTCAATGTCGCGCTGCGCCGCCTGCGCGACGAGCTGGGTGACAGCACGGTCCTGATGTCCGACCTGTGCCTCGACGAGTTCACCTCCCACGGGCACTGCGGAGTGCTCGACGACCGTGGTCGCGTCGACAACGACGCCACCCTGGAGCTCTACGCGCAGATGGCGCTGGCGCAGGCCCGCGCGGGCGCCCACGTGCTGGGGCTGTCCGGGATGATGGACGGCCAGGTCGCCGCGTGCCGCGCGGCCCTGGAGGAGACGGGCTTCACCGACACGATCATCCTGGCGTACGCCGCCAAGTACGCCTCAGCGGCGTACGGGCCGTTCCGCGAGGCCGTCGACTCGGCCCTGCAGGGTGACCGCGCGACCTACCAGCAGGACCCGGCCAACTTCACCGAGTCGCTGCGCGAGGTCTCTCTCGACCTGGCGCAGGACGCCGACATCGTGATGATCAAACCGGCGCTGCCCTATCTCGACGTGCTGCACGCCGTCGCCGGTGAGGTCGACGTCCCCGTCGCCGCCTACCAGGTGAGCGGTGAGCTCGCGATGATCGAGGCGGCCGGCGCCAACGGCTGGATCGACCGGGACCGGATGATGCTGGAGACGCTCACGTCCATCAAGCGCGCGGGTGCGTCGATCATCCTCACCTACTACGCCGTCGAGGTCGCCACGATCCTGCGAGCCGCCATCTGA
- a CDS encoding MarR family transcriptional regulator, translating to MTATDQVWLTKEQQHAWRAYLRASRALEVRLDTELQGAGLSFAEYELLSMLSEAPEGSMRMSQLADLIIQSRSRVTHTANRLERRGWVVRSDAPEDRRGVVLSLTVPGWDTVRRAARLHVQGVREHFIEQIGASDLEVLGDAMDAVRRHLTGKDTEVA from the coding sequence GTGACAGCCACCGACCAGGTCTGGCTGACCAAGGAACAGCAGCACGCCTGGCGCGCCTATCTACGTGCCAGCCGCGCCCTCGAAGTGCGCCTGGACACCGAGTTGCAGGGCGCCGGGCTCTCGTTCGCGGAGTACGAGCTGCTGTCGATGCTCTCGGAGGCCCCCGAGGGATCGATGCGGATGAGTCAGCTCGCCGACCTGATCATCCAGTCCCGCAGCCGGGTCACCCACACCGCCAACCGTCTGGAACGTCGCGGGTGGGTCGTGCGCAGTGACGCGCCCGAGGATCGTCGCGGTGTGGTCCTCTCCCTCACGGTGCCCGGATGGGACACCGTGCGCCGCGCCGCACGCCTGCACGTGCAGGGGGTGCGCGAGCACTTCATCGAGCAGATCGGTGCGAGCGACCTGGAGGTGCTGGGCGACGCGATGGACGCCGTACGCCGGCATCTGACCGGCAAGGACACCGAGGTCGCCTGA